From a single Alkalihalophilus pseudofirmus genomic region:
- a CDS encoding YunC family protein, giving the protein MLEMTPITIEGETFIAVTLKLPKTNFMAVTNDVGYIMCGALDVGLLNAKLKERKIVAGRAVGVRTIEQLLEAPLESVTLEAEELGITVGTTGKEALLKMKYDS; this is encoded by the coding sequence ATGCTTGAAATGACACCTATTACTATCGAAGGCGAGACGTTTATAGCGGTCACTTTAAAGCTGCCGAAAACCAATTTTATGGCTGTCACAAATGATGTCGGCTATATTATGTGCGGAGCGCTTGATGTCGGGTTGTTAAACGCTAAGCTGAAAGAACGTAAAATCGTAGCGGGCAGGGCAGTAGGTGTGCGAACAATTGAACAGCTGCTAGAGGCTCCTCTTGAGTCAGTAACGCTTGAAGCCGAAGAGCTCGGAATTACCGTGGGAACGACAGGGAAAGAGGCTTTATTGAAAATGAAATACGATTCATAG